In one Brassica oleracea var. oleracea cultivar TO1000 chromosome C9, BOL, whole genome shotgun sequence genomic region, the following are encoded:
- the LOC106319154 gene encoding glucose-6-phosphate isomerase, cytosolic — protein sequence MTSPTALICETQAWKDLKGHVEDINKTHLRDLMSDAHRCESMMLEFEGLLLDYSRQRATVETMGKLLNLAKAAQLSEKISRMFNGEHINSTENRSVLHVALRAPKDAFIKADGKNVVPEVWNVLDKIKDFSEKIRSGSWVGATGKPLKDVIAIGIGGSFLGPLFVHTALQTDPEAAECAKGRQLRFLANIDPVDVARNISGLNPETTLVVVVSKTFTTAETMLNARTLRNWITTALGAQAVAKHMVAVSTNLALVEKFGIDPNNAFAFWDWVGGRYSVCSAVGVLPLSLQYGFSVVEKFLKGASSIDKHFQSTPFEKNIPVLLGLLSVWNVSFLGYPARAILPYSQALEKFAPHIQQVSMESNGKGVSIDGLPLPFETGEIDFGEPGTNGQHSFYQLIHQGRVIPCDFIGTVKSQQPVYLEGEVVSNHDELMSNFFAQPDALAYGKTPEQLQKENVSENLIPHKTFSGNRPSLSLLLPELSAYNVGQLLAIYEHRVAVQGFVWGINSFDQWGVELGKVLATQVRKQLHSSRTQGAAPEGFNYSTTTLLKRYLETSPEPKM from the exons ATGACGTCACCAACAGCTCTGATTTGTGAGACCCAGGCCTGGAAGGATTTGAAG GGGCATGTTGAAGATATTAACAAGACTCATTTGCGTGATTTGATGAGTGATGCACACAGATGCGAGTCCATGATGTT GGAATTTGAGGGGCTCCTGTTGGATTATTCTCGACAGCGTGCAACTGTGGAGACAATGGGCAAGCTTCTGAACTTGGCTAAG GCTGCACAGTTGTCAGAGAAGATCAGCCGCATGTTCAACGGTGAACAT ATTAACAGTACGGAGAACAGGTCAGTGCTTCATGTTGCACTCCGTGCTCCAAAGGATGCATTTATTAAGGCCGATGGGAAGAATGTGGTTCCTGAAGTGTGGAATGTTTTAGACAAGATCAAGGATTTTTCTGAGAAAATTCGCTCTGGTTCTTGG GTTGGAGCCACTGGCAAACCGCTGAAAGATGTCATTGCAATTGGTATTGGTGGTAGCTTCTTAGGTCCACTTTTTGTGCACACTGCTCTTCAAACAG ATCCTGAAGCTGCAGAGTGTGCCAAAGGACGTCAACTGCGTTT CCTTGCAAACATTGATCCTGTTGATGTTGCTAGAAATATCAGTGGACTAAATCCAGAAACTACCCTAG TTGTGGTGGTCTCAAAAACGTTTACTACGGCTGAAACAATGCTGAACGCTAGGACATTGAGGAATTGGATTACAACTGCTCTTGG GGCTCAGGCTGTTGCAAAACACATGGTTGCTGTCAGCACTAATCTTGCG TTAGTGGAGAAGTTCGGCATTGATCCGAACAATGCATTTGCATTTTGGGACTGGGTTGGTGGAAGGTACAGTG TTTGCAGTGCTGTTGGAGTCTTACCATTGTCTCTACAGTATGGCTTTTCTGTGGTTGAGAA GTTTTTAAAGGGGGCTTCAAGCATTGATAAGCATTTCCAGTCCACACCGTTTGAGAAGAATATACCC GTGCTTTTAGGGTTATTGAGTGTATGGAATGTATCATTTCTTGGATATCCTGCCAGG GCCATCTTGCCTTACTCCCAAGCCCTAGAGAAATTTGCTCCGCATATTCAACAG GTTAGTATGGAGAGTAATGGAAAGGGAGTGTCAATTGATGGTCTACCTCTCCCGTTCGAGACTGGTGAGATTGATTTTGGTGAACCTGGAACAAATGGCCAACACAGCTTTTACCAACTCATTCACCAG GGACGCGTAATCCCTTGTGATTTCATTGGCACTGTGAAGAGTCAGCAACCTGTGTACTTGGAGG GAGAGGTTGTCAGTAACCATGACGAGCTTATGTCCAACTTTTTTGCTCAGCCTGATGCTCTTGCATATGGAAAA ACACCTGAACAGTTGCAGAAAGAGAATGTTTCAGAGAATCTCATTCCTCACAAG ACATTTTCCGGCAACCGACCGTCTCTTAGCCTTCTACTTCCGGAACTGAGTGCTTACAATGTTGGCCAG TTGCTGGCAATCTATGAACACAGAGTGGCGGTTCAAGGCTTTGTGTGGGGTATCAATTCGTTTGACCAGTGGGGAGTTGAGCTAGGAAAAGTTCTGGCTACTCAGGTGAGGAAACAGCTTCATTCTTCCCGTACTCAAGGAGCTGCTCCCGAGGGGTTCAATTACAGTACCACAACACTTTTGAAACGTTATCTCGAG ACGAGTCCCGAGCCGAAGATGTGA